The region GTGCACAAAGGACACGAGCCAAGACTTCTGGCAAGACTGCATCAAATTGTTCCTACAGGCGGAGATCTGCAGTGATGCAGCAGTCGTCACCAATTGTCCACCCTGGATATTAGCTTCTTCCCCTGAAGGCAACTTGATCCAGATGACCCAGGAAGAAGTTCAGACCTTACTGGCAAAAGACCAGCGAGAAAAGCTGTTTCTCCAGGGAGTCACCCTTGCTGGGATCAAATGCCTGTTAATCCGAGACAACCTGTTCACCGAGGGTAACAACAGCATGGACCTGCGTACCAAAGGTCAAAGCAGAGGTAGCCAGGCTGTGACAGTAGTTCAGATGGGATCT is a window of Arvicola amphibius chromosome X, mArvAmp1.2, whole genome shotgun sequence DNA encoding:
- the LOC119804269 gene encoding profilin-2-like, which translates into the protein MQCTKDTSQDFWQDCIKLFLQAEICSDAAVVTNCPPWILASSPEGNLIQMTQEEVQTLLAKDQREKLFLQGVTLAGIKCLLIRDNLFTEGNNSMDLRTKGQSRGSQAVTVVQMGSVYLVVMGKKGTEGGPLNLKAFEIARYMREAILKQISHC